A single genomic interval of Lathyrus oleraceus cultivar Zhongwan6 chromosome 7, CAAS_Psat_ZW6_1.0, whole genome shotgun sequence harbors:
- the LOC127103328 gene encoding uncharacterized protein LOC127103328 — translation MDEEDEEIFDIFIKVAVNVPLLNVIKQIPKYAKSLKNLCTHKRRLKGSERVNMGRNVSDFIQPKTPEKSITEQNVSAFTQAMPQKCKDPRTFAIPCTIGDNFFILDMEGEAESSRASIILVEALDIPTSPTKLSIGQPPSVELKPLPDNLKCPFLERNEKLTVLKKHKKVIGWTLADLPSISHSTCMHRILLEDGAKVVRHPQRIHNPLILDVVKNEITKLLQEGYFHIHIAPEHHEKTTFTWPFMFMDDFTIYGSSFDACLKSLDMILERCIETDLVFNYEKFHFMVELGIVLWHIISIEGILVDHSKIDVISTLPYPSCIREIHYFLGYAGFYMRFIKDLSKIALPLSNLLKNDITFNFDDKCKKAFDFLKKALTSTPIIQPPDWTLPFEIICDASNYGVGAVLA, via the exons atggatgaggaagatgaggAGATATTTGACATATTCATAAAGGTAGCGGTAAACGTTCCACTTCTTAATGTGATTAAGCAAATTCCCAAATATGCCAAATCTCTGAAAAACTTGTGCACTCACAAAAGGagattgaagggaagtgagagaGTTAATATGGGAAGGAATGTTTCTGATTTCATTCAACCTAAGACACCTGAAAAATCTATAACTGAGCAAAATGTTTCAGCTTTCACTCAAGCCATGCCCCAAAAGTGCAAAGATCCGAGGACTTTTGCTATTCCATGTACCATTGGGGATA atttttTCATTCTGGATATGGAAGGAGAAGCTGAGTCAAGCAGGGCATCCATCATTTTAG TTGAAGCTCTCGACATCCCGACTTCCCCAACCAAATTGTCCATTGGCCAACCACCTTCCGTAGAGCTTAAACCACTTCCTGATAATCTGAAATGTCCATTTTTGGAGAGGAATGAAAAGCTAACG GTTTTGAAGAAGCATAAGAAGGTGATTGGGTGGACTTTGGCTGACTTACCTAGTATTAGCCATTCCACGTGTATGCATAGGATTTTACTTGAAGATGGAGCTAAAGTTGTGAGGCATCCCCAAAGAATACAtaaccctttgattcttgatgttgttaAGAATGAGATAACCAAGTTATTGCAAGAAG GTTACTTTCATATCCATATTGCACCAGAGCATCATGAAAAGACAACTTTCACGTGGCCATTCA tgtttatggatgattttaCTATTTATGGTTCTTCATTTGATGCATGCTTGAAAAGTTTGGATATGATTTTAGAAAGATGCATTGAAACTGACCTTGTTTTTAATTATGAAAAATTCCATTTTATGGTTGAACTGGGAATTGTTTTATGGCATATAATCTCTATAGAAGGAATTTTAGTAGATCATTCTAAGATTGATGTGATTTCTACACTGCCTTACCCATCTTGCATTCGCGAGATTCATTATTTTCTTGGTTATGCAGGTTTTTACATGCGCTTCATAAAGGATTTAAGCAAGATAGCTCTTCCGCTATCAAACTTGTTGAAAAATGATATCACTTTCAACTTTGATGACAAATGTAAAAAGGCATTTGATTTCTTGAAGAAGGCATTGACCTCTACTCCCATCATCCAGCCGCCTGACTGGACCCTCCCTTTTGAAATTATTTGTGATGCATCTAACTATGGAGTGGGGGCGGTTCTAGCATAA